The following proteins come from a genomic window of Rhodothermales bacterium:
- a CDS encoding TIM barrel protein: protein MNRRSFIAKGSAAAAVASTGLFSLDAAFSSPRQREFNAARDFNLAYAPHFGMFADSAGDDLVDQLEFAAGQGFTAWEDNGMKGRSVAEQERIAAAMGRLGIRMGVFVAHTIFWREPNLASGRDDWREQFLTEIQESIEVAKRVNATWMTVVPGHVDLRSDMGYQTANVVESLRRASEILEPHGLVMVLEPLNPRDHPGLFLTKIPQAYEICRAVDSPSCKILNDLYHQQITEGNLIPNIDRAWEEIAYFQIGDNPGRKEPGTGEINYRNVFKHIHSKGFSGIMGMEHGVAGEGAAGEQGLVEAYRTVDAF from the coding sequence ATGAACAGACGATCCTTCATTGCCAAGGGCAGCGCGGCGGCCGCGGTAGCCAGCACCGGTCTATTTTCCCTGGACGCCGCCTTTTCGTCCCCCCGCCAACGGGAATTCAACGCCGCGCGGGATTTCAACCTCGCCTATGCCCCCCACTTCGGCATGTTTGCCGATTCGGCCGGAGACGACCTGGTGGATCAGCTGGAGTTCGCCGCGGGACAGGGCTTTACCGCGTGGGAGGACAACGGCATGAAGGGCCGCAGCGTGGCCGAGCAGGAGCGCATTGCGGCAGCCATGGGCCGACTTGGTATCCGGATGGGCGTCTTCGTGGCCCACACCATTTTCTGGCGGGAGCCCAACCTGGCCAGTGGCCGCGACGACTGGCGCGAACAATTCCTCACGGAAATCCAGGAGTCGATTGAGGTTGCCAAGCGCGTGAATGCCACGTGGATGACGGTCGTCCCGGGACATGTCGACCTGCGCTCCGATATGGGCTACCAGACCGCCAACGTCGTGGAATCCCTACGCCGCGCATCCGAAATACTCGAGCCGCATGGCCTCGTCATGGTACTCGAGCCGCTGAATCCCCGGGATCATCCGGGACTCTTCCTGACGAAGATCCCGCAGGCCTACGAGATTTGCCGGGCCGTGGACAGCCCGTCCTGCAAAATCCTGAATGACCTCTACCATCAGCAGATCACCGAGGGTAACCTGATTCCGAACATCGACCGGGCGTGGGAGGAAATCGCTTACTTCCAGATTGGCGACAACCCGGGGCGGAAGGAGCCCGGAACCGGTGAAATCAACTACCGGAACGTCTTCAAGCACATCCACTCGAAGGGATTCTCCGGGATCATGGGCATGGAGCACGGCGTCGCGGGCGAGGGCGCAGCCGGCGAACAGGGCCTGGTGGAGGCATACCGGACGGTCGACGCGTTCTAG
- a CDS encoding Gfo/Idh/MocA family oxidoreductase, giving the protein MKSELNTPGAPFNRREFLKTGAAVAGGLVVSRVPGAQAMASRNDGDTAIRIGLVGCGGRGTGAAFQALATSQDVKLVAMADAFRDRLDESYDNLVHPQDETDENKRVASRVDVPEEHKFTGFDGYLQVLPLVDVVLLVTPPAFRPMHFEAAIEAGKHVFMEKPVATDAPGIRKVLEVAQKAKEKQLNVVVGLQRHYQNVYTEWVDRIHDGAIGDVVLGRVYWNSGGVWVRPRQPQWNEMEYQMRNWYYFTWLCGDHIVEQHIHNIDVGNWVKHGPPVRAQGQGGRQVRTGPDTGQIFDHHFVEFEYADGSRMMSQCRHMPDCMNRVSEAFHGTAGSAPEPGTLLGPDGATIWKHRGKDDPNPYQVEHDELFAAIAAGRYAFADAERGAEATMTSILGRMATYSGRVVEWDEALNSQVSLMPERFAWDAAPPVLPDAHGAYPVPVPGVSVVV; this is encoded by the coding sequence ATGAAATCCGAATTGAATACCCCCGGCGCCCCGTTCAACCGCCGCGAATTCCTGAAGACCGGTGCAGCTGTGGCCGGTGGCCTCGTGGTTTCCCGCGTACCGGGCGCCCAGGCCATGGCCAGTCGGAATGATGGTGACACAGCCATCCGGATTGGACTCGTGGGATGCGGTGGGCGCGGCACGGGCGCCGCCTTCCAGGCCCTGGCCACGTCCCAGGACGTGAAACTGGTTGCCATGGCCGATGCGTTCCGCGACCGCCTGGACGAGAGTTATGACAATCTGGTGCATCCCCAGGACGAAACCGACGAGAACAAACGGGTTGCCTCCCGGGTGGATGTACCCGAGGAGCACAAGTTCACGGGATTCGACGGGTATCTGCAGGTCCTGCCGCTCGTGGATGTGGTCCTGCTGGTGACCCCGCCCGCCTTCCGCCCCATGCACTTCGAGGCAGCCATCGAGGCGGGAAAGCACGTCTTCATGGAAAAACCGGTGGCTACCGATGCGCCCGGCATCCGGAAGGTCCTGGAAGTCGCCCAGAAGGCCAAGGAGAAGCAGCTGAATGTGGTTGTCGGCCTGCAACGGCACTATCAGAACGTGTATACCGAGTGGGTGGACCGCATCCATGACGGTGCCATCGGGGATGTGGTGCTGGGTAGGGTCTACTGGAACAGCGGTGGCGTCTGGGTGCGTCCCCGACAGCCGCAGTGGAATGAAATGGAGTATCAAATGCGCAACTGGTACTACTTCACGTGGCTGTGCGGGGACCACATCGTGGAGCAGCACATCCACAACATCGATGTCGGCAACTGGGTAAAGCACGGTCCGCCGGTCCGTGCGCAGGGACAGGGCGGCCGCCAGGTGCGCACCGGTCCCGATACCGGGCAGATCTTCGACCATCATTTCGTGGAGTTCGAGTATGCCGACGGCAGCCGCATGATGAGCCAGTGCCGGCACATGCCCGATTGCATGAACCGCGTTTCCGAGGCCTTCCACGGGACGGCCGGCTCGGCGCCGGAGCCAGGCACGCTGCTCGGACCGGACGGCGCGACCATCTGGAAGCACCGGGGCAAGGACGATCCCAATCCGTACCAGGTGGAGCATGATGAACTCTTCGCCGCGATTGCCGCCGGCCGGTATGCTTTCGCCGACGCGGAACGGGGTGCCGAAGCCACCATGACCTCCATCCTGGGCCGGATGGCCACCTATTCCGGCCGCGTGGTCGAGTGGGATGAGGCCCTGAACTCGCAGGTCAGCCTCATGCCGGAGCGGTTCGCGTGGGATGCGGCACCGCCCGTCCTGCCGGATGCCCACGGTGCCTACCCCGTACCCGTTCCGGGCGTATCGGTGGTGGTGTGA
- a CDS encoding SUMF1/EgtB/PvdO family nonheme iron enzyme translates to MINLRANGGFCWSRPDSAVTCVRVQAPVLFLVLIVVVAGAHAQDRMTPETVWIPGTKAALQLQHIPAGSFTMGSADDDPWHEPDEGPVVAVTLSAFWMTAHEITVNQFAPFRDVRRDSDSTAADQPFRADAVARPSPPYEDPTHGMGVDDHPATGMTQWAALHYAKWLSDKTGDFYRLPTEAEWEYACRAGTGTAFGVAATPDSLDPYAWHWDNSGETTHPVGTKQPNAWGLFDMNGNVAEWTLDQYQTDFYGTLAASTESAGAESAEAVNPFRAPDAMHPRTVRGGAFDDDPEDLRCANRSRSNLDWKRRDPQIPKSSWWNTDSPFLGFRLVRPVDPPSAEEQAAFWRLNFGE, encoded by the coding sequence ATGATCAACCTACGCGCAAATGGCGGGTTTTGCTGGTCCCGTCCGGATTCAGCCGTAACGTGTGTCCGTGTGCAGGCGCCCGTCCTGTTTCTGGTGTTGATCGTGGTCGTTGCGGGCGCCCATGCGCAGGATCGGATGACGCCCGAAACCGTCTGGATCCCGGGCACGAAGGCCGCGCTGCAGCTGCAGCACATTCCCGCTGGATCGTTCACCATGGGCAGTGCCGACGACGACCCTTGGCATGAGCCTGACGAGGGGCCCGTCGTGGCCGTTACACTGTCGGCATTCTGGATGACGGCGCACGAAATCACGGTCAACCAGTTCGCGCCGTTCCGGGACGTCCGGAGGGACTCCGATTCCACGGCAGCCGACCAGCCCTTCCGTGCCGATGCCGTCGCACGGCCCAGCCCGCCCTACGAGGATCCCACCCACGGAATGGGCGTCGATGACCATCCGGCGACGGGCATGACGCAATGGGCGGCCCTCCACTATGCCAAATGGCTGTCCGACAAAACCGGGGACTTCTACCGGCTGCCGACGGAGGCCGAGTGGGAATATGCGTGCCGCGCGGGCACGGGCACCGCATTCGGCGTGGCGGCGACGCCCGATTCCCTGGACCCCTACGCCTGGCATTGGGACAACAGCGGCGAAACGACGCATCCGGTCGGCACGAAGCAGCCGAACGCGTGGGGCCTGTTCGACATGAACGGAAACGTTGCCGAATGGACGCTGGACCAGTATCAGACGGATTTTTACGGCACATTGGCCGCGTCTACGGAATCGGCCGGCGCGGAGTCGGCGGAGGCGGTGAATCCGTTCCGCGCACCCGACGCCATGCATCCGCGGACCGTCCGGGGCGGGGCCTTCGATGACGATCCCGAAGACCTCCGCTGCGCGAACCGCTCCCGGTCGAATCTGGACTGGAAACGCCGCGACCCACAGATACCCAAAAGCTCCTGGTGGAACACCGACTCCCCTTTCCTGGGATTCCGTCTTGTCCGCCCGGTCGACCCACCCAGCGCTGAAGAGCAGGCCGCCTTCTGGCGTCTGAACTTCGGCGAATAG
- the glgB gene encoding 1,4-alpha-glucan branching protein GlgB, which yields MELHQWGNGRLMAAHRTFGALPNASGTWFRVWAPRADAVSLIGDFNGWDPTAHPMRAVGEGMSRSWEVYVRSARPGAKYKYRVHRFGHFVDKADPFAYEMEPPAPGGSATSGMAAIVPYLGFDWTDQAWMRTRNGPRDLSAPVSIYEVHLGSWRRHEDGRPLTYRELAAPLVEHVRDMGFTHVELMPVLEHPFYGSWGYQVTGYFAPTSRYGTPTDFKYLVNQLHEAGIGVLLDWVPAHFATDPQCLVAFDGEPLYEYTDPVMRHHPDWGTYVFDYTRPQVRNFLLSNALFWLDEYHIDGLRFDAVASMIYRDYSRTTWTPNQFGGRENLEAVELLKTVNEVVFSSFPDVMMIAEESTAWPGVSHPTYRNGLGFLYKWNMGWMHDTLQFFRRDPVHRKHHFHDFTFPLVYAWSENYVLALSHDEVVHGKGSLFGKMPGDDWQKAANIRLMLAHQFGHPGKKLLFMGMEFGQGREWSHDRGLDWWLLDADDAPAVGLHSGILAWVRALNALYRDSGALHDDAPDSFEWIEANDTANTVAAYVRKGAGGSSRSGGSGSRSGQTLVFVFNFTPVPRPGYRLGLPEAGEWTVLLNSDAPAFAGSGAGPVTGAPIAAAAPASHGRPASVLLDLPPLGMLVLMM from the coding sequence ATGGAACTCCACCAGTGGGGAAACGGCCGCCTGATGGCCGCCCACCGCACGTTCGGAGCGCTTCCGAATGCCAGTGGAACCTGGTTCCGGGTGTGGGCACCACGGGCCGATGCCGTGAGCCTCATCGGGGACTTCAACGGATGGGATCCGACTGCGCATCCCATGCGTGCCGTTGGGGAGGGCATGTCCCGTTCCTGGGAGGTGTACGTGCGGAGCGCGCGCCCGGGGGCCAAATACAAGTACCGGGTCCACCGGTTCGGGCATTTCGTGGACAAGGCCGACCCGTTTGCCTACGAGATGGAACCTCCAGCGCCCGGTGGCAGCGCCACCAGCGGCATGGCGGCCATCGTGCCGTACCTCGGTTTCGATTGGACCGACCAGGCCTGGATGCGCACCCGCAACGGTCCTCGCGACCTTTCCGCGCCCGTCTCCATCTACGAAGTGCATCTCGGGTCCTGGCGCCGCCATGAGGACGGTCGTCCGTTGACCTACCGGGAGTTGGCCGCGCCGCTCGTCGAGCATGTCCGGGACATGGGGTTCACCCACGTTGAACTCATGCCGGTCCTGGAGCATCCGTTCTACGGGAGTTGGGGATATCAGGTGACCGGCTACTTTGCCCCGACCAGCCGCTACGGCACCCCCACGGACTTCAAATATCTCGTCAACCAGCTGCACGAGGCCGGAATCGGGGTCCTGCTGGACTGGGTGCCCGCCCATTTCGCGACGGATCCGCAGTGCCTGGTGGCCTTCGACGGCGAGCCGCTCTATGAATACACCGACCCGGTCATGCGGCATCATCCCGATTGGGGGACGTACGTATTCGATTACACCCGTCCCCAGGTGCGGAATTTCCTGCTCTCGAACGCCCTGTTCTGGCTGGACGAATACCATATTGACGGGCTCCGGTTCGACGCCGTCGCCTCCATGATCTACCGGGATTATTCCAGGACCACGTGGACGCCCAACCAGTTCGGCGGACGGGAGAACCTGGAAGCGGTGGAGTTGCTGAAGACGGTGAACGAAGTCGTCTTTTCCAGCTTCCCGGACGTCATGATGATCGCCGAGGAGTCCACGGCGTGGCCCGGCGTTTCGCATCCCACATACAGGAACGGGCTCGGCTTCCTGTACAAATGGAACATGGGATGGATGCACGATACCCTGCAGTTCTTCCGCCGCGATCCGGTGCACCGCAAGCATCATTTCCACGATTTCACGTTTCCGCTGGTCTACGCGTGGTCCGAGAACTACGTCCTTGCGCTCTCCCACGACGAAGTGGTACACGGAAAAGGATCCCTGTTCGGGAAGATGCCGGGCGACGATTGGCAAAAGGCAGCCAATATCCGGTTGATGCTGGCCCACCAGTTCGGCCATCCCGGGAAGAAATTGCTGTTCATGGGCATGGAATTCGGGCAGGGGCGCGAGTGGAGCCACGATCGGGGGCTCGACTGGTGGCTGCTGGATGCGGACGATGCGCCCGCCGTGGGCTTGCACTCGGGCATCCTGGCGTGGGTACGCGCGCTGAATGCGCTCTACCGGGATTCGGGCGCCCTGCACGACGATGCGCCCGACTCCTTCGAATGGATTGAGGCGAACGACACCGCCAACACGGTGGCCGCCTACGTGCGGAAGGGCGCTGGTGGGTCAAGCCGCTCAGGCGGCTCCGGCTCCCGCTCCGGCCAAACCCTTGTATTCGTATTCAATTTCACGCCCGTGCCGCGGCCCGGATACCGATTGGGCCTGCCGGAGGCGGGCGAGTGGACCGTTCTCCTGAACTCCGATGCCCCGGCGTTCGCCGGATCGGGGGCGGGACCCGTTACCGGTGCCCCCATCGCCGCGGCCGCCCCCGCCTCCCACGGGCGCCCGGCGTCCGTGCTGCTGGACCTGCCGCCGTTGGGCATGTTGGTGTTGATGATGTAG
- a CDS encoding AbrB/MazE/SpoVT family DNA-binding domain-containing protein, whose protein sequence is MIMVRVKVSSTNHVLIPQEIRQFMNVHAGQEVDLIAFDNQIQLVPAKPLTKMRGFLKGMDTTIEREKDRS, encoded by the coding sequence ATGATAATGGTCCGAGTCAAAGTGTCTTCCACGAATCACGTCCTGATTCCTCAGGAAATACGGCAGTTCATGAACGTGCACGCCGGTCAGGAGGTCGATCTGATTGCCTTTGACAATCAGATTCAACTCGTACCCGCGAAGCCTCTGACAAAAATGAGGGGCTTCCTGAAAGGAATGGACACGACCATCGAGCGGGAGAAAGACCGTTCGTAG
- a CDS encoding helix-turn-helix transcriptional regulator, whose product MDKEKAERLKAAGWTSGNASEFLGLTPEETEYIEFKAALARKVKDLRREKGLTQVEVAKALRSSQSRIAKIEAADSSVSTDLMLRSFFLLGAKLKDIPHG is encoded by the coding sequence ATGGACAAGGAAAAGGCTGAACGACTCAAGGCGGCTGGATGGACGTCTGGCAATGCCTCGGAATTTCTTGGACTAACTCCCGAGGAGACAGAGTACATTGAGTTCAAAGCTGCCCTGGCACGGAAAGTGAAAGACTTGCGCCGCGAAAAAGGGTTGACCCAAGTGGAAGTTGCGAAGGCGCTCCGATCCAGTCAATCCCGAATCGCAAAAATCGAGGCCGCAGACTCGTCTGTCAGCACCGATTTGATGTTGAGATCCTTTTTTCTCCTGGGTGCAAAGCTAAAAGACATCCCACATGGATAG
- a CDS encoding FAD:protein FMN transferase yields the protein MGTLFRVVLYASDSLSAERAAHAAFARVDALNAILSDYAPESELNRLSDTAGQDTFVRVSDDLWTVLRRAQEVSQETDGAFDVTVGQLTRIWRRAIRRNTLPDPADIARARATVGYASIEFDSTGVGTSEWRVRLQLPGTRLDLGGIAKGYAADQALAVVRSHGFDRALVDAGGDIVAGAPPPGREGWLIDLPGGRTMLLANGAMAVSGDAYRFLEADGVRYSHVVDPQTGYGTTHVPTVEYAAPDAMTADAHASALLVLRARIITANTHKDDP from the coding sequence ATGGGTACGCTTTTCCGGGTGGTCCTGTATGCGTCCGACTCCCTGTCCGCCGAGCGGGCCGCCCATGCGGCGTTTGCCCGGGTGGATGCCCTGAACGCCATCCTGAGCGACTATGCGCCGGAGAGTGAACTGAACCGGCTGTCGGACACGGCGGGCCAGGACACGTTCGTGCGCGTATCGGATGACCTGTGGACGGTCCTTCGTCGGGCGCAGGAGGTTTCGCAGGAGACGGACGGCGCTTTCGATGTGACCGTGGGGCAACTGACGCGGATCTGGCGCCGGGCCATCCGTCGGAACACGCTTCCGGACCCTGCGGACATCGCCCGCGCGCGCGCAACCGTGGGTTACGCATCCATTGAATTCGATTCCACAGGCGTGGGCACCAGTGAATGGCGGGTCCGCCTTCAACTCCCGGGCACGCGGCTGGACCTTGGCGGCATCGCGAAAGGCTACGCTGCGGACCAGGCGCTCGCCGTAGTTCGTTCCCATGGATTCGATCGGGCGCTGGTGGATGCCGGCGGGGACATCGTGGCCGGAGCGCCCCCTCCCGGCCGCGAAGGCTGGCTGATTGACCTGCCCGGGGGCCGGACCATGCTGCTTGCCAATGGTGCCATGGCCGTGTCAGGAGATGCCTACCGCTTCCTGGAGGCGGATGGCGTCCGGTATTCCCACGTGGTCGACCCACAGACCGGATACGGCACCACCCATGTCCCCACGGTTGAATACGCGGCACCCGATGCCATGACGGCCGATGCCCATGCGTCGGCGCTTTTGGTTCTCAGGGCACGTATTATTACCGCAAACACCCACAAAGACGATCCATGA
- the malQ gene encoding 4-alpha-glucanotransferase: MSERRASGLLLHITSLPGAYGTGDMGPEAYRFADFLQQAGQTLWQVLPIVPTGYGYSPYAAPSTFAGNPLFISPELLVEEGLLDPHEVPEFLRDHVDFPRVESFKASLLEQAWIRFRDGQGSPGEHAAFHSFCSRNAFWLDDYALFEALKQEHDLREWTSWPKPLAMRDAEALAAARERHADRMDMYRFWQYLFDAQWRRLKAYCNERQIRIFGDLPIYVAQDSADVWANKDLFHLDADGRATVVSGVPPDYFSTTGQRWGNPIYRWDRMKASDYAWWAARMARIFDLVDLVRLDHFRGFEAFWEVPASEPTAVNGTWQQGPGADLFHALQRQLGPLPLIAENLGVITEGVTDLMTEFGFPGMAILQFAFDSGPENEFLPHNYREPLVAYTGTHDNDTFMGWWHHTRSTQDAGVVAQAKSYARDYLDLDCHPEDALHERAVRSLMASVARYVVTPVQDVLGLGGEARMNTPGLDSGNWGWRMRPDALTDEHARWLGGITRLFGRAPQHGE; the protein is encoded by the coding sequence ATGTCCGAACGCCGAGCCAGCGGGCTTCTGCTGCACATCACGTCACTGCCTGGTGCGTACGGCACCGGCGATATGGGTCCGGAAGCCTATCGGTTTGCGGACTTCCTCCAGCAGGCCGGCCAGACGCTCTGGCAGGTCCTGCCCATTGTTCCGACCGGATACGGCTATTCGCCCTATGCCGCTCCGTCGACGTTTGCGGGCAACCCGCTGTTCATATCCCCGGAACTGCTCGTTGAAGAGGGGTTGTTGGATCCGCACGAGGTCCCGGAATTCCTCCGGGACCACGTGGATTTTCCGCGGGTCGAATCGTTCAAGGCCAGCCTCCTGGAGCAGGCCTGGATCCGGTTCAGGGACGGGCAGGGAAGTCCTGGTGAGCACGCTGCCTTTCATTCCTTCTGCTCCCGGAATGCGTTCTGGCTCGACGATTACGCCCTTTTCGAGGCCTTGAAGCAGGAGCACGACCTCCGGGAATGGACGTCCTGGCCCAAACCCCTCGCCATGCGGGATGCCGAGGCGCTCGCCGCCGCCCGGGAACGCCATGCAGACCGGATGGACATGTACCGCTTCTGGCAATACCTGTTCGACGCCCAGTGGCGTCGGTTGAAGGCGTATTGCAACGAGCGTCAGATCCGCATTTTCGGAGACCTCCCCATTTACGTGGCCCAGGACTCGGCCGACGTGTGGGCGAACAAGGACCTGTTCCACCTGGACGCGGATGGGCGGGCCACCGTCGTCTCGGGTGTGCCCCCGGATTACTTTTCAACGACGGGTCAGCGTTGGGGAAACCCCATCTACCGCTGGGATCGGATGAAGGCATCCGACTACGCGTGGTGGGCGGCCCGGATGGCCCGGATCTTCGACCTCGTGGATCTGGTCCGGCTCGATCATTTCCGCGGGTTCGAGGCCTTCTGGGAAGTGCCGGCATCCGAACCGACCGCGGTCAACGGTACGTGGCAACAGGGCCCGGGTGCCGACCTGTTCCATGCGTTGCAGCGTCAGTTGGGCCCGCTACCCCTCATCGCGGAGAATCTGGGCGTGATTACCGAAGGCGTGACCGACCTCATGACCGAGTTCGGGTTTCCCGGGATGGCCATCCTGCAGTTCGCCTTTGATTCCGGCCCCGAGAACGAATTCCTGCCGCACAATTACCGGGAACCCTTGGTCGCCTATACGGGAACGCACGACAACGACACGTTCATGGGCTGGTGGCATCATACCCGCAGCACGCAGGATGCGGGCGTCGTCGCCCAGGCCAAATCCTACGCGCGCGACTACCTGGACCTGGATTGTCATCCGGAAGATGCGCTCCACGAACGGGCCGTACGCTCCCTCATGGCATCCGTTGCACGCTACGTGGTGACGCCCGTGCAGGATGTGCTGGGACTCGGCGGAGAGGCCCGCATGAACACGCCGGGACTGGATTCCGGAAACTGGGGCTGGCGGATGCGCCCCGATGCCCTCACGGACGAACACGCCCGCTGGCTGGGCGGGATCACCCGTCTTTTCGGGCGTGCTCCGCAGCACGGAGAATGA
- the glgX gene encoding glycogen debranching protein GlgX codes for MTHSSGTYPPGRPFPLGATWHGNGTNFSLYSRSATAVSLVLFEPDRTIPVVDRHGPVWHVFVPDVGPGQLYGYRVDGPYRPEEGHRFNANKVLLDPYTRLVGRRPWWDDALFGYDMATGDDRTFSTVDSAHVAALGQVTDEAFDWMGDACPTVPWKDTIIYETHVRGMTMQHPDVPEALRGTYLGLCSEPILDHLTALGVTTVQLQPVSAKIPERRLHDMGMTNYWGYNPLAFFAPEPTYACNPARADHEFKTMVRTLHSRGFEVIVDVVYNHTGEGSRLGPHLSFRGLDNAHYYKEQPGNPRYLADFTGTGNTLDAGNPFVLQLITDSLRYWVDIMHVDGFRFDLASSLARDLYEVDMLGSFFKVIQQDPVLGQVKLIAEPWDVGPGGYQVGSFPWQWTEWNGKYRDSVRQFWRGDPYRLGEFATRVAGSSDLYANSGRRPFASINFVTAHDGFTLEDLVSWSRKHNLPNMEDNRDGHEPNFSTNCGTEGPTKRTDILDRRDRLKMSLLATLFVSQGVPMLLGGDELGRTQFGNNNAYCQDNPTTWFDWDLTERDRAFLRFVQRMIALRRAHPSLRRQSFLNGSDQAAWWHPDGRTMETPDWQEGRRHTVGLILFGDRMEDRANDGSTVSDATLLIFFHEPPDEQAYRLPPFGSTWTVLNGGDCLQEGQVFAEDTAVSLAGPCVVILRAAEHARKDG; via the coding sequence TTGACCCATTCCTCCGGGACATATCCTCCCGGCCGTCCCTTTCCGCTCGGTGCCACCTGGCACGGCAACGGCACGAACTTCTCCCTGTACTCCCGTTCCGCGACGGCCGTCTCCCTCGTCCTGTTCGAGCCCGACCGGACCATTCCGGTCGTGGATCGGCATGGTCCGGTGTGGCACGTGTTTGTCCCCGACGTGGGCCCCGGACAACTCTACGGCTACCGGGTGGATGGACCGTACCGGCCGGAAGAAGGCCACCGGTTCAATGCGAACAAGGTCCTGTTGGACCCCTACACGCGGTTGGTGGGCCGGCGTCCATGGTGGGACGACGCCCTTTTCGGATACGACATGGCCACCGGGGATGACCGGACCTTCAGTACCGTGGACAGCGCCCACGTGGCTGCCCTGGGCCAGGTCACAGACGAAGCATTCGACTGGATGGGCGACGCCTGCCCGACCGTGCCTTGGAAGGACACCATCATCTACGAGACGCATGTACGGGGCATGACCATGCAGCACCCGGACGTTCCGGAAGCGCTGCGGGGAACGTACCTGGGGTTGTGTTCAGAGCCCATCCTGGACCACCTGACGGCACTCGGCGTGACCACGGTGCAGTTGCAGCCGGTCAGCGCCAAGATTCCGGAGCGGCGCTTGCATGACATGGGGATGACCAACTACTGGGGGTACAATCCCCTGGCGTTTTTTGCGCCTGAACCCACGTATGCCTGCAATCCGGCGCGTGCCGACCACGAATTCAAGACCATGGTCCGGACGCTCCACAGCCGGGGATTCGAGGTCATCGTGGACGTCGTGTACAACCACACGGGCGAAGGCAGCCGGCTTGGTCCGCATCTCTCCTTCCGGGGGCTGGACAATGCGCACTACTACAAGGAGCAACCCGGAAATCCGCGCTATCTGGCCGATTTCACCGGAACGGGAAACACGCTCGATGCCGGCAATCCGTTTGTGCTGCAATTGATTACGGACAGTCTCCGGTATTGGGTGGATATCATGCATGTGGACGGCTTCCGGTTCGACCTGGCCTCCTCCCTTGCCAGGGACCTGTATGAAGTCGACATGCTGGGCAGTTTCTTCAAGGTCATCCAGCAGGATCCCGTCCTCGGCCAGGTGAAGCTGATTGCCGAACCCTGGGATGTAGGACCGGGCGGTTACCAGGTGGGGTCGTTTCCCTGGCAGTGGACCGAGTGGAACGGCAAATACCGCGACTCCGTGCGCCAGTTCTGGCGCGGCGATCCCTACCGGCTCGGCGAGTTCGCCACGCGCGTGGCCGGCAGCAGCGACCTGTACGCCAACTCCGGCCGTCGTCCCTTCGCGTCCATCAACTTCGTGACCGCCCATGACGGATTCACACTGGAGGATCTGGTGAGTTGGTCCAGGAAGCACAACCTTCCGAACATGGAAGACAACCGCGACGGGCACGAGCCGAACTTCAGTACGAATTGCGGCACGGAAGGTCCGACAAAGCGTACGGACATCCTGGACCGGCGGGACCGGCTGAAGATGAGCCTGCTGGCCACACTCTTCGTATCGCAGGGCGTACCCATGTTGCTGGGCGGCGACGAGTTGGGTCGCACGCAATTCGGCAACAACAACGCTTACTGCCAGGACAATCCCACTACGTGGTTCGACTGGGACCTGACGGAACGCGATCGCGCATTTCTCCGGTTCGTGCAGCGGATGATTGCGCTGCGGCGAGCCCATCCCTCCCTCCGGAGGCAATCGTTCCTGAACGGTTCGGACCAGGCCGCCTGGTGGCATCCGGATGGACGCACCATGGAAACGCCCGACTGGCAGGAAGGCCGCCGGCACACCGTGGGACTCATCCTGTTCGGCGACCGGATGGAAGACCGGGCGAACGACGGTTCAACGGTTTCCGATGCCACCCTGCTGATCTTCTTCCACGAACCACCGGACGAGCAGGCGTACCGGTTGCCACCATTCGGTTCCACATGGACCGTCCTGAACGGAGGCGACTGCCTGCAAGAAGGTCAGGTGTTCGCGGAGGACACGGCAGTATCGCTTGCCGGACCGTGCGTGGTCATTCTCCGTGCTGCGGAGCACGCCCGAAAAGACGGGTGA